In one window of Romboutsia hominis DNA:
- the codY gene encoding GTP-sensing pleiotropic transcriptional regulator CodY has protein sequence MASEVLQKTRRINKTLQTSGGSNVSFDLLAGALGEVLSANIYILSSKGKVLGLFLNDEKDSSVVEEEGTRQKKFPEEYTKNMLKVSDTLENLTGEKLLEFFPLEAERAQKYNTIVPILGSGQRLGTLLISRYDKEFNDDDLVIAEYSATVVGLEILRAIGEELEVEMRKKAVVQMAIGTLSYSELEAVEHIFEELDGKEGLLVASKIADRVGITRSVIVNALRKFESAGVIESRSLGMKGTHIKILNDKLIEELKKLKSNY, from the coding sequence ATGGCGAGTGAAGTATTACAAAAAACTAGAAGGATAAATAAAACGTTACAAACAAGTGGTGGCAGTAATGTTTCTTTTGACTTATTAGCTGGAGCATTAGGTGAGGTGTTAAGTGCAAATATATACATACTAAGCTCTAAAGGTAAAGTATTAGGCTTATTCCTAAATGATGAAAAAGATAGTTCGGTAGTAGAAGAAGAGGGGACAAGACAAAAAAAATTCCCAGAAGAGTATACTAAAAATATGCTAAAAGTATCTGATACATTAGAGAACTTAACAGGAGAAAAATTATTAGAGTTCTTCCCTCTAGAAGCAGAAAGAGCACAAAAATATAATACAATAGTTCCTATATTAGGAAGTGGACAAAGATTAGGTACACTACTTATATCGAGGTATGATAAAGAGTTTAATGATGATGATCTAGTTATAGCAGAGTATAGTGCAACAGTTGTAGGTCTTGAAATATTAAGAGCTATAGGTGAAGAATTAGAAGTTGAAATGAGAAAGAAAGCGGTAGTACAAATGGCTATAGGCACTTTATCTTATTCAGAACTTGAAGCTGTAGAGCATATATTTGAAGAATTAGATGGCAAAGAAGGTTTATTAGTAGCTAGTAAAATAGCTGATAGAGTTGGTATAACAAGATCAGTTATAGTAAATGCACTTAGAAAATTTGAAAGTGCTGGAGTAATAGAATCTAGATCGTTAGGTATGAAGGGGACACATATAAAAATACTTAATGACAAGCTTATAGAAGAATTAAAGAAATTAAAATCAAATTACTAA
- the topA gene encoding type I DNA topoisomerase encodes MAKTLVIVESPAKAKTIEKFLGKSHYTVKASVGHVRDLPKSKLGVDIENDFDPQYINIRGKGDVIKELKKEAKKSKKVYLATDPDREGEAISWHLAHILNLDENEQCRIEFNEITKDAIKKAIKSPRNIDLSLVDAQQARRVLDRLLGYQISPILWQKIRKGLSAGRVQSVTTKLICDREKEINAFIPKEYWTLELNAKTEKNEDINLKFHSKKNEKIEIENEEMINNILDDIKGKKLNVVSIESKSRRKSAPKPFTTSMLQQEAANKLSFTTKKTMSIAQELYEGIDIEKETVGLISYIRTDSKRISEEAKEKAKDYILGEIGENYYKNVEDKKDKKESKKVQDAHEAIRPTYVEKTPNSIKEYLTKDQFKLYNLIWRRFVASQMEDSVFDILNVECKIDDYIFKATGSKLKFDGYTKIYNFTDREDKILPTINEGDILDIEDIIPTQHFTQPPARFTEASLVKTLEELGIGRPSTYAPTIATILNREYVEKQGTSLHPTELGIIVTDILEKNFQKFIDADFTAQMESKLDEIEEGHMKWKDVVRESYEPLKEAIEIAKESIEKINMDEETDEVCENCGEKMFIKYGRFGKFIACKNYPECKTTKPLVNKIGVKCPKCHEGDIILRKSKRGKAFYGCSRYPECDFVAWNKPTGELCSECGSYMVEKVTKGETKVVCSNKDCKNLNNKENDNIKPVNENSEN; translated from the coding sequence ATGGCCAAAACATTAGTCATCGTTGAGTCGCCTGCTAAAGCTAAAACGATAGAGAAATTTTTAGGGAAGAGCCATTATACAGTAAAAGCTTCGGTCGGTCATGTAAGAGATTTACCTAAAAGTAAATTAGGTGTAGATATAGAAAATGACTTTGATCCTCAATATATAAATATAAGAGGAAAAGGCGACGTAATAAAGGAACTTAAAAAGGAAGCTAAAAAATCTAAGAAAGTATATTTAGCAACCGACCCTGATAGAGAGGGTGAAGCTATATCTTGGCATTTAGCTCATATATTAAATCTAGATGAAAATGAACAGTGTAGAATAGAATTTAATGAGATAACTAAAGATGCAATAAAAAAAGCTATAAAGAGTCCTAGAAATATTGACTTAAGTCTAGTAGATGCACAACAAGCTAGAAGGGTTTTAGATAGGCTTTTGGGTTATCAAATAAGCCCAATACTTTGGCAAAAAATAAGAAAAGGTCTTAGTGCAGGTAGAGTTCAATCAGTAACGACAAAATTAATATGCGACAGAGAAAAAGAAATAAATGCATTTATACCAAAAGAATATTGGACATTAGAGCTAAATGCAAAAACAGAAAAAAATGAAGATATTAATTTAAAATTTCATTCAAAGAAAAATGAGAAGATAGAAATTGAAAATGAAGAGATGATAAATAACATCTTAGATGATATAAAAGGTAAGAAATTGAATGTAGTATCAATAGAATCTAAGAGTAGAAGAAAATCAGCGCCAAAGCCATTTACTACTAGTATGCTTCAACAAGAAGCTGCAAATAAACTATCTTTTACAACTAAAAAAACTATGAGTATAGCACAAGAGTTGTATGAAGGTATAGATATAGAAAAAGAAACTGTCGGTCTTATATCATATATAAGAACAGATTCTAAGAGAATATCAGAAGAAGCTAAAGAAAAGGCTAAGGATTATATCCTAGGTGAAATAGGAGAAAACTACTATAAAAATGTAGAAGACAAGAAAGATAAAAAAGAAAGTAAAAAAGTTCAGGATGCACATGAAGCTATAAGACCTACATATGTAGAAAAGACTCCAAATAGTATAAAAGAATATCTTACTAAAGATCAATTTAAGTTATATAACTTAATATGGAGAAGATTTGTTGCAAGTCAAATGGAAGACTCTGTATTTGATATATTAAATGTAGAGTGTAAGATAGATGATTATATATTTAAAGCTACAGGATCAAAATTAAAATTTGATGGATATACAAAAATATATAATTTTACTGACAGAGAAGATAAAATATTACCAACTATAAATGAAGGTGACATATTAGATATAGAAGATATAATACCAACTCAACACTTTACTCAGCCACCTGCTAGATTTACAGAGGCAAGTTTAGTAAAGACTTTAGAAGAGTTAGGTATAGGTAGACCAAGTACATATGCGCCTACTATAGCAACTATACTAAATAGAGAATATGTTGAAAAACAAGGTACAAGTTTACATCCTACAGAATTAGGGATAATAGTCACAGATATACTAGAAAAAAACTTCCAAAAGTTTATAGATGCTGATTTTACTGCTCAAATGGAGAGTAAGCTAGATGAAATAGAAGAAGGTCATATGAAGTGGAAAGATGTAGTTAGAGAATCATATGAACCACTAAAAGAAGCTATAGAAATAGCTAAAGAAAGTATAGAAAAAATAAACATGGATGAGGAAACAGATGAAGTATGTGAAAACTGTGGAGAAAAGATGTTTATAAAATACGGTAGATTTGGAAAGTTTATAGCATGTAAAAACTATCCGGAATGTAAAACGACAAAACCACTAGTTAATAAAATAGGCGTAAAATGTCCTAAGTGTCATGAAGGAGATATCATTCTTAGAAAATCTAAAAGAGGGAAAGCATTTTATGGTTGTTCTAGGTATCCAGAGTGTGACTTTGTAGCATGGAATAAACCAACAGGAGAATTATGTTCAGAATGTGGGTCATATATGGTAGAAAAGGTCACAAAGGGTGAAACTAAAGTTGTATGTTCTAATAAAGATTGTAAGAATTTAAATAATAAAGAAAACGATAATATAAAACCAGTGAATGAAAATAGCGAAAATTAG
- the dprA gene encoding DNA-processing protein DprA, translated as MDKKDAYLWLKSIDKISNNIIDKMLKNGLKVEDIIHLSDKEINEMENINLNIKKNIVKYKSLAYLDNIKEKLRERNIKYVSIEDNHYPSKLKNIYNAPKLLYYKGNINLLNEGLSIAMVGSRKATAYGKHCATTISSKLSEMNINVVSGLATGIDSYSHMGCIKGGGKTVAVIGSSVDNILPRKNLYLSKEILENDGLIISEYGIDSKVYPSNYVQRNRIISGISDGVIVVEAAIKSGALITADFALEQGREVFSIPGSIHSAMSEGCHKIIKEGAKLVCSIEDILEEYKIINNKNQENLKKYDNINLDKKSRIIIDTIKNKGTLHIDEICDNTRMDIKYVNIILNELVLRDILVQINNNRYILNS; from the coding sequence ATGGATAAAAAAGATGCTTATTTATGGCTAAAATCAATAGATAAGATAAGTAATAACATAATAGATAAAATGCTAAAAAATGGATTAAAAGTAGAAGATATAATTCATTTAAGTGATAAAGAAATAAATGAAATGGAAAATATAAATTTAAATATTAAGAAAAATATAGTAAAATATAAAAGTCTTGCTTATTTAGATAATATAAAAGAAAAATTAAGAGAGAGAAATATAAAATATGTAAGTATAGAAGATAATCATTACCCAAGTAAGCTAAAAAATATATATAATGCACCAAAGTTATTATATTATAAAGGAAATATAAACCTTTTAAATGAAGGGCTATCAATTGCTATGGTTGGATCAAGAAAAGCAACTGCATATGGTAAACACTGTGCAACAACAATTAGTAGTAAATTATCAGAAATGAATATAAATGTGGTTAGCGGATTAGCTACTGGTATAGACTCATACTCGCATATGGGCTGTATAAAAGGTGGTGGAAAAACGGTTGCTGTAATAGGTTCATCTGTGGATAATATTTTACCAAGAAAAAATTTATATTTGAGTAAAGAAATACTAGAAAATGATGGACTTATAATATCTGAATATGGTATAGATTCTAAAGTCTATCCAAGTAATTATGTACAGCGAAATAGAATTATAAGTGGAATAAGTGATGGAGTTATAGTGGTTGAAGCTGCCATAAAAAGTGGAGCACTAATAACTGCAGATTTTGCATTAGAACAAGGAAGGGAAGTATTTTCTATACCAGGAAGTATACATTCTGCCATGAGTGAAGGATGCCATAAAATAATTAAAGAAGGTGCAAAGTTGGTATGCAGTATAGAAGATATTTTAGAAGAATATAAAATTATTAATAATAAAAATCAAGAAAATTTAAAAAAGTATGATAATATTAATTTAGATAAGAAATCTCGTATTATAATAGATACTATAAAAAATAAAGGAACCTTGCATATAGATGAAATTTGTGATAATACTAGAATGGATATAAAATATGTAAACATAATTTTAAATGAATTAGTATTAAGAGATATTTTAGTACAGATTAATAATAATAGATATATTTTAAATTCATAA
- a CDS encoding YifB family Mg chelatase-like AAA ATPase gives MLSIINSSNLIGIESFIVKVEVDIQNGIPCFNIVGLAGVEIKESRDRVKSAIINSGYKFLNSRIVINLSPADMKKEGAYFDLPIAIGILKNLIKKDDEYLNSSLFIGELSLDGNIRKVKGILPMVIGAKENKIKRVFIPKDNVLESSFIDGIDIIPVSSLKECIDYLNGDIDIDKDEIIKTKKQDRKENIGYDEDFKDVYGNYFVKRAAEISAAGNHNMLMIGPPGSGKTMIAKRIRTILPKIQKDEMLEVTKIYSACGMTSDNEGIITKRPFRSPHHTSTKQALIGGGQKATPGEIVLSHRGVLFLDEIAEFDRKILETLRQPIEDKVINISRVKQNITYPCNVLLVGAMNPCPCGYFMSDKECRCKKIDIDRYINKLSGPLLDRFDIFVEVNSIPYDELIKSDNSQNSDVIRDRVEKARIIQNKRFENDLIKTNDEIKSSKLLDYCKLESDGLSTLNLILGKYKLSNRSYTKLLKVSRTIADLEESENINSSHIMEAFSFRKAYYTYFK, from the coding sequence ATGCTAAGTATTATAAATTCAAGTAATTTAATAGGAATAGAATCTTTTATTGTTAAGGTGGAAGTTGATATACAAAATGGTATACCCTGTTTTAATATTGTAGGTCTTGCAGGAGTAGAAATAAAAGAATCAAGAGATAGGGTTAAATCAGCAATAATAAATAGTGGATATAAGTTTTTAAATTCTAGAATAGTAATAAATTTATCTCCTGCAGATATGAAAAAAGAAGGAGCTTATTTTGATTTGCCAATAGCCATTGGTATACTTAAAAATCTTATAAAAAAAGATGATGAGTATTTAAATAGTAGTTTGTTTATAGGTGAATTATCTTTAGATGGAAATATAAGAAAAGTTAAAGGAATACTTCCTATGGTAATAGGGGCTAAAGAAAACAAGATAAAAAGAGTATTTATACCTAAAGATAATGTATTAGAAAGTTCTTTTATTGATGGTATAGATATAATACCTGTTAGCAGCTTAAAAGAATGTATAGACTATTTAAATGGTGATATAGATATAGATAAAGATGAAATTATAAAAACTAAAAAACAAGATAGAAAAGAAAATATAGGTTATGATGAAGACTTTAAAGATGTTTATGGTAATTATTTTGTAAAAAGAGCAGCAGAAATATCAGCAGCAGGAAATCATAACATGTTAATGATTGGTCCTCCAGGTTCGGGAAAAACTATGATAGCAAAAAGAATAAGAACGATTCTTCCGAAAATTCAAAAAGATGAAATGTTAGAAGTTACTAAAATTTATAGTGCATGTGGAATGACTTCTGATAATGAAGGTATTATTACAAAAAGACCTTTTAGATCACCACACCACACTTCAACTAAGCAAGCATTAATAGGAGGGGGTCAAAAAGCGACTCCAGGTGAAATTGTTTTATCTCATAGAGGTGTATTATTTCTAGATGAAATAGCTGAATTTGATAGAAAAATACTTGAAACATTAAGACAACCTATAGAAGATAAAGTTATTAATATATCTAGAGTGAAGCAAAATATAACCTATCCTTGTAATGTGCTTTTAGTAGGTGCTATGAACCCTTGTCCTTGTGGATATTTTATGTCCGATAAGGAGTGTAGATGTAAAAAAATTGACATAGATAGATATATAAATAAATTGTCAGGACCACTATTAGATAGATTTGATATATTTGTGGAAGTTAACTCAATACCATATGACGAGTTAATTAAGAGTGATAATTCACAAAATTCTGATGTTATAAGAGATAGAGTGGAGAAAGCAAGAATTATTCAAAATAAAAGATTTGAAAATGATTTAATTAAAACTAATGATGAGATAAAATCATCAAAGTTACTAGATTATTGTAAGCTAGAAAGTGATGGTTTAAGTACATTAAATCTAATATTAGGAAAATATAAATTAAGTAACAGAAGTTACACTAAACTATTAAAAGTATCGAGAACTATAGCAGACTTAGAAGAAAGTGAAAATATAAATTCAAGTCATATAATGGAAGCTTTTTCATTTAGAAAAGCTTATTACACATATTTTAAATAG
- a CDS encoding YraN family protein, producing MNNKEKGNLGEKIACEFLIQKGFKVLDTNYRIKSGEIDIIAKFEDELVFVEVKSRMDLRFGYGRDAINNKKIKKITNTAKHYIFAKKIYDSKIRFDVIEVYFMDKKINHIENAF from the coding sequence ATGAATAATAAAGAAAAAGGTAATTTAGGAGAAAAAATAGCTTGTGAATTTTTAATACAAAAAGGATTTAAGGTATTAGATACTAATTATAGAATAAAAAGTGGAGAAATAGATATAATAGCAAAATTTGAAGATGAATTAGTATTTGTAGAAGTTAAATCAAGAATGGATTTAAGATTTGGATATGGAAGAGATGCAATAAATAATAAAAAAATAAAAAAGATAACAAATACAGCAAAACATTATATATTTGCAAAAAAAATTTATGATAGTAAAATTCGATTTGATGTTATAGAAGTATATTTTATGGATAAAAAGATTAACCATATAGAAAATGCTTTTTAG
- a CDS encoding CapA family protein, translating into MSRSKRLIYKKKKKRLLKNRIIFLSSFLFILTFSFLIFTYGNNQKNNNTTSSNPKVVQALSSAKETSTLTLSTAGDIMTHMPQLKAQYDNSSNTYNFDNNFQHVKHILENDDLSIANLETTLAGTSVPYSSYPTFNTPDNIIDSLKYAGIDILSTINNHSFDKGDLGVKRTLDICKEKEIETIGTSNKNENRHIIKEINDISLGIIAFSYGEIINNNKYLNGIKISDGSKDNMNIFDMHDVNKAFNTIKKELDKIRNTDTQIAVLHWGNEYQRTPSKFQKELAQKLCDYGVDIIVGSHPHVVQPVEIIRSKDNYTNTLVIYSLGNFISNQRQELLNTPYTEDGLIVSIELTKDHTKNQTLISSVNCIPTWVNKYKGFNKDVYEIIPIYSKEQLLEINNLPMERLKLSYENTVSQIKTSDIIKVPQNIFEQK; encoded by the coding sequence ATGTCTAGGTCTAAAAGACTTATTTATAAAAAGAAAAAGAAAAGATTATTAAAAAATAGAATTATCTTTTTATCTTCTTTCCTTTTTATACTAACTTTTTCATTTTTAATATTTACATATGGTAATAATCAAAAAAATAATAATACTACATCAAGTAATCCTAAAGTTGTACAAGCTCTATCTTCAGCTAAAGAAACTTCGACTCTCACCTTAAGCACTGCAGGAGATATTATGACCCATATGCCTCAACTTAAAGCTCAGTACGATAATTCATCTAATACATACAATTTTGACAATAACTTTCAGCATGTAAAACACATCTTAGAAAATGACGACTTATCAATAGCTAACCTAGAAACTACTTTAGCTGGTACCTCAGTACCTTATTCTTCTTATCCTACTTTTAATACGCCTGATAATATTATAGATAGTTTAAAATATGCAGGTATTGATATTTTATCTACCATTAATAATCACTCTTTTGACAAAGGTGATTTAGGTGTTAAAAGAACATTGGATATTTGTAAAGAAAAAGAAATAGAAACTATAGGCACCTCTAATAAAAATGAAAATAGGCACATTATAAAAGAAATAAATGATATATCTTTAGGTATAATTGCATTTAGCTATGGTGAAATAATAAATAATAACAAATATTTAAATGGAATAAAAATATCAGATGGATCTAAAGATAATATGAACATATTTGATATGCATGATGTTAACAAGGCTTTTAATACTATAAAAAAAGAACTAGATAAAATAAGAAATACAGATACACAAATAGCTGTTTTACATTGGGGTAATGAATATCAAAGGACTCCCAGTAAATTTCAAAAAGAGTTAGCTCAGAAGCTATGTGATTATGGAGTAGATATAATAGTAGGTTCTCATCCTCATGTTGTACAACCTGTAGAAATAATACGTTCTAAGGATAATTATACCAATACCTTAGTTATATATTCTTTAGGAAACTTCATATCAAATCAAAGACAAGAACTTTTAAACACACCTTACACAGAAGATGGCCTTATAGTATCTATCGAACTTACTAAAGATCATACAAAAAATCAAACCTTAATATCATCAGTAAATTGTATTCCAACTTGGGTTAATAAATATAAAGGCTTTAACAAGGATGTATATGAAATAATTCCAATATACTCTAAAGAACAACTACTTGAAATTAACAATTTACCTATGGAAAGACTAAAACTTTCTTATGAAAATACAGTATCTCAAATAAAAACTTCAGATATAATTAAAGTTCCGCAAAATATTTTTGAGCAAAAGTAA
- a CDS encoding alpha-hydroxy-acid oxidizing protein, with protein sequence MNFKELEKNAREKFNGSCRVCKVCNGVACAGEVPGMGGKGSGSAFTENYKSLEKVKINMRVVHNVCNPDTSIELFGQKMDAPIFAAPITGTTLNMGGQISEREYIEPVVKGCIDSGVYAMVGDTAIDEFLIENLKVLKENNGKGIVFIKPWENHDIINKIKLAEEAGAIAVGVDVDACGLVTLSMHGKKVVPKDVNAIKELKKSTNLPFILKGIMTVEDALMAVEAGVDAIVVSNHGGRVLDCTPGAVDVLPNISKAVKGKITILVDGGIRSGVDVLKMIGLGADAVLIGRPFVTASFGGQTEGVKSYVEKLKNELSSTMILTGCQNIDDIDEKVIYK encoded by the coding sequence ATGAATTTTAAAGAACTAGAAAAAAATGCTAGAGAAAAGTTTAATGGAAGCTGTAGGGTTTGTAAAGTTTGTAATGGTGTAGCCTGTGCAGGAGAAGTGCCTGGTATGGGAGGTAAAGGAAGTGGATCAGCTTTCACTGAGAACTATAAGAGTTTAGAAAAAGTTAAGATAAATATGAGGGTAGTACATAATGTATGTAATCCTGATACTAGTATAGAGTTATTTGGTCAAAAAATGGATGCTCCAATATTTGCTGCACCAATTACAGGAACAACTTTAAATATGGGTGGACAAATATCAGAAAGAGAATATATAGAACCTGTAGTTAAAGGATGTATTGATTCAGGGGTATATGCTATGGTAGGAGATACTGCTATAGATGAATTTTTAATAGAAAACTTAAAAGTACTTAAAGAAAATAATGGTAAAGGTATAGTGTTTATAAAGCCTTGGGAAAATCATGACATAATAAATAAAATAAAACTTGCAGAAGAAGCAGGGGCAATAGCAGTAGGTGTAGATGTTGATGCATGTGGCCTTGTAACACTTTCAATGCATGGTAAAAAGGTTGTACCTAAAGATGTAAATGCTATAAAAGAACTTAAAAAGTCTACAAATTTACCATTTATACTAAAAGGTATAATGACAGTTGAAGATGCTTTAATGGCAGTAGAGGCTGGAGTTGATGCAATAGTTGTATCTAATCATGGTGGTAGAGTTTTAGACTGCACTCCTGGGGCGGTAGATGTGCTTCCTAATATATCTAAGGCAGTAAAAGGTAAGATAACTATACTTGTAGATGGTGGAATTAGAAGTGGTGTAGATGTTCTTAAGATGATAGGACTAGGAGCTGATGCAGTGCTTATCGGAAGACCATTTGTAACAGCATCTTTTGGAGGTCAGACAGAAGGGGTTAAATCTTATGTAGAAAAACTTAAAAATGAATTAAGTTCAACAATGATATTAACAGGATGTCAAAATATAGATGATATAGATGAAAAGGTTATATATAAATAG
- a CDS encoding ribonuclease HII — protein sequence MKDKSVKEIKEIIENISTDEYLKYIEILKIDERKSVQSLAVKMAKKLDAIRREEERLEKINEFENEGYEKGYIYIGGIDEAGRGPLAGPVVASVVVFKQGTKIEGINDSKKLSEAKREELFDIIKEEALDYGIGIVNNEEIDKFNILNATYMAMKKALNCLKKSPDYLLIDAATIPGVDIVQNPIIKGDSKSISIAAASILAKVTRDNLMYQYDEMYPEYGFKGHKGYGTKEHYEAIEKHGITPIHRKSFLKNVL from the coding sequence ATGAAAGATAAAAGTGTAAAAGAAATTAAAGAAATAATAGAAAATATAAGTACTGATGAATATTTGAAATATATAGAAATTTTGAAAATAGATGAGAGAAAATCAGTTCAAAGTTTAGCTGTAAAAATGGCTAAAAAATTAGATGCTATAAGAAGAGAAGAAGAGAGATTAGAAAAGATAAACGAATTTGAAAATGAAGGTTATGAAAAAGGATATATATATATAGGTGGTATAGATGAAGCAGGACGTGGTCCATTAGCAGGGCCTGTGGTAGCTAGTGTTGTAGTATTTAAACAAGGAACTAAGATAGAAGGAATAAATGATTCTAAGAAGCTAAGTGAAGCTAAAAGAGAAGAACTATTTGATATAATAAAGGAAGAAGCCCTAGATTATGGTATAGGAATAGTAAATAATGAAGAAATAGATAAATTCAATATATTAAATGCAACTTATATGGCTATGAAAAAAGCCTTAAACTGCTTGAAGAAAAGTCCAGACTATCTATTAATAGATGCAGCTACTATACCAGGAGTAGATATTGTTCAAAATCCTATAATAAAAGGGGATTCAAAATCTATATCAATAGCTGCAGCAAGTATATTAGCAAAGGTTACAAGGGACAATTTAATGTATCAGTATGATGAGATGTATCCTGAATATGGATTTAAAGGCCATAAGGGATATGGAACTAAAGAACATTACGAAGCTATAGAAAAGCATGGTATAACTCCTATACATAGAAAGAGTTTCTTAAAAAATGTGCTATAA
- the brnQ gene encoding branched-chain amino acid transport system II carrier protein: MNKTTKDVVVVGFALFAMFFGAGNLIFPPYLGVISGSSWLIGFVAFILADVGLALLAVTASAKCNGEVSKILGRSGKTLAIILGSAIMICLGPLLAIPRTAATTFEMGVHPLFNGFNPVLFSVIFFAITFVLTIKPSKVVDIIGQFLTPALLVALGVLIVKGIISPLGEINPSPMIDGVFAEGVKQGYQTMDALGAVALSTVVIRSLVNKGYTEENQKVKLTLKAGMVAALGLCLVYGGLTYLGATVSKIYGVDVSQTSLIVEMTASLLGQPGKIILALIVGLACLTTAIGLTSATAQYFEKITNGRLKYEVIVTVVCIFSAIVSNFGVSTIIQFSAPILDMIYPATVVLVIMTIFGKRIKNDNAFKGATYAALLISVLTVANSMGISIPLVTKLPFAPLGFNWIVPVLIGSLVGNFIPTSKDLSSADINRVG, encoded by the coding sequence ATGAACAAAACAACTAAAGATGTAGTAGTTGTAGGATTTGCACTATTTGCCATGTTCTTTGGAGCAGGGAACCTAATATTTCCTCCATATTTAGGAGTAATATCAGGATCTAGTTGGCTAATAGGATTTGTAGCATTTATACTAGCCGATGTAGGACTTGCATTACTTGCAGTAACAGCATCAGCAAAGTGTAATGGAGAAGTAAGTAAAATTCTGGGAAGATCAGGAAAAACATTAGCAATAATTTTAGGTTCAGCTATAATGATATGTCTTGGACCATTATTAGCAATACCAAGAACAGCAGCAACAACTTTCGAAATGGGAGTTCACCCTTTATTTAATGGATTTAATCCGGTATTATTCTCAGTAATATTCTTTGCTATTACATTTGTACTAACTATAAAGCCATCAAAAGTTGTAGACATAATAGGCCAGTTTTTAACACCAGCATTATTAGTAGCTTTAGGTGTTTTAATAGTTAAAGGGATAATATCTCCATTAGGCGAAATAAATCCAAGTCCTATGATTGATGGAGTATTTGCCGAAGGAGTTAAGCAAGGATATCAAACAATGGATGCGTTAGGTGCAGTAGCACTTTCAACTGTTGTAATAAGATCTCTTGTAAATAAAGGATATACAGAAGAAAATCAAAAAGTTAAGTTAACATTAAAAGCAGGAATGGTTGCAGCTTTAGGTCTATGTTTAGTATATGGAGGACTAACATATCTTGGAGCTACAGTTTCTAAAATATATGGAGTAGATGTATCTCAAACATCTTTAATAGTAGAGATGACTGCATCTTTACTTGGACAACCAGGAAAAATAATACTAGCACTTATAGTAGGTTTAGCATGTTTAACGACAGCTATAGGTCTTACATCAGCTACTGCTCAATACTTTGAAAAAATAACTAATGGAAGATTAAAGTATGAAGTTATAGTTACAGTAGTTTGTATATTTAGTGCAATAGTTTCAAATTTTGGAGTAAGTACAATAATACAATTCTCAGCTCCAATATTAGATATGATATACCCAGCGACAGTTGTATTAGTTATAATGACAATATTCGGTAAAAGAATTAAAAATGATAATGCATTCAAAGGTGCCACATATGCTGCATTACTTATAAGTGTATTAACTGTTGCTAATTCAATGGGAATATCAATACCACTTGTAACAAAATTACCTTTTGCACCACTAGGATTTAACTGGATAGTTCCAGTATTAATAGGATCATTAGTAGGTAACTTTATACCAACATCTAAAGATTTATCAAGTGCTGATATTAATAGAGTTGGATAA